The following coding sequences lie in one Syngnathus scovelli strain Florida chromosome 1, RoL_Ssco_1.2, whole genome shotgun sequence genomic window:
- the spag17 gene encoding sperm-associated antigen 17 isoform X4, protein MAPKAAKKGAAAKKTAAAAAAAAAQGSEVQTWESELANALFHEDHWQACVCVLVGRGPRDEELIRTLARAVRQPQRKLFSSLSWEDTEAKIREYGNPKAKKRDAFPQFYEVTAPARELLEAREEIPAQLMAQVVKFMLLQIKESDQQRRKAEQAKAAAPVAKEKPGPKGKDKKPKDEPALKPKTKLKRRDDVEPPKYINDEPSDGPQHYVLLLGFHQPQLVGTLDGAGVHVANVIRLSAADAAPPDQVDEQTADADEIAAREARAAQAKVLDRFWGALRDVLDNRGPNSRLHDVAQLDYAVPDSLMPFDPQDPEAAMAAATQMFDGVSNLIYDCLEWRRQHRHYLDSANFIRVPSVVCGQDAPPPAETTASVSPRSKKSGRPPAPKKPPSSLTTDVDMNHYAGLVEQVPAEACSVALILHCMLEQVAVSSEQAPDDGEPQTALDLDRHALGRMLHKVLPQVHAEDERRDLLCSLLSAVEREEDKQMLKEEFGAEETPGRRQQQPVIVRHHDERARRFIGVTATPSLDPAQEEASVMRRSPAWQLINSVARRRCDASCWRVVKQQLQRQCTGDEVSWPQAERFFQRSVLESMLLSQVDEDGVLGKDCRALGMAHQAKKQPIIPWDDPLSFAKHKFSNLRKKCPTFLQEEAPSSEQISERESGKRESAKLESAKLESAKLESAKRESAKRESAKRESAKRESAKRLDLRDIQSCRRRCLRDWDYVERHEAGVFPQVLHSAAQHYRCLDTHRGSHNNVLYVFCHNPMSPDRLCKEFWDVAIHTDVKFRTYLEHVAHTIADWLEKEELKKQLSGSDRTICAAQASESLPEEDDESREQFVTGSSLKAAKLEEDKLKEEEGKKGKKPAKAAAGKKQQPAENAKSTETKKSDKSAAGKSKAATSSSTAAAAASDAAPPSKADDKEEAGGSGFAGFHMDGMLVHLSGSLQYLFPAAGGHVTVETISYVEGSSMLKVAVSKDGHRLYTHVDRALTRNGAKEHPVRTAAATRRSFSALLDSGVRLAYTFEGPAKDKGKASDGSLKEPEKELTGEGPTAKSDGAEVQPRDSPSSQTCRPPRPLASLSLSIPSGLLVQFMRQDGEQSVLVRLSFHATGRRGPALAKEASRTVTAQGTVIRYMRDGSSQVLFADGTVSSSLDSGPVWVPEVEEDTTDEQNPENQLASPPRGYWATTTPCGTRICTVGSTHEQSPACALLSYVTSDPVTHEVMQSREDLVVTVKRPDGSVSVDHADGTRITTFYRDRPGSAAEEGGREKVVAVENEACATVLMYPERHLAEIWLADGTVVTADNQGAYQVVPSSIGLLRIQSDGKCVYSGGALRDGRPAYIMSHTDKVACDVTDVDGNHFQVSQDGQVSVRTVGPAPRMLQEDDEDEDKEGMGEPRDHSPRLFLVHEDGSGSELLSSRAVSELLKRARLDPAAAVLKDPLPDSPGEFGITVLKPGTENVRSKWVHVKLDPNAVHQSLGKRSGRDCAPFETTHSPPFGSTAGQGPGLKKLGGSGVLSCPKVLEIREVQQHRPFGRQLRDTVDTRLKEYIETLMEKARWSADVTLKEPRGEVERAHAGLLLSQSLAEEPAHREQAKGGAAAAGAQRSPGDIGVLYGRAVHAALEPSGRAEDSAVPAGAGRTQLQESKWTDTLEQYRQELLEVKARVDALRKRIIVPYFHPENDSLRQTHCPDSQRPNLSVPATESDDTDDDDAFRSDILAHLSAHDDDDKAPQPLEPARPLEPVWPLEPALEPALEPARPLEPARPLEPARPLEPVWPLEPALEPALEPARPMEPARPLEPSYPASHAAVAARSSRTFGAAPATAPAVRPRPVQVNASGQPRRSSVRLPPSIVSCKACSVPNHHFRRVEEPVRRRCRTISLADPKVISRGFELRPSTVDFGPLRDGTSSVVTVVMKNVGVDTCRFHVKQPPVSTGLRVKYQPGPVPAGLQVELDVELYAMCEAHELDGNPTKYISEDIIIPTETDIFYLPVTANILQRHVSPWSGPRQPCGEILDAHGVAVLPEAFYDIWLRERSGCDSGIRAGRPRQARSLPACQRLGQNLPQRGSLEPAAAATAAFSGHHKRTASL, encoded by the exons ATGGCCCCCAAGGCTGCCAAGAAAGGCGCCGCAGCGAAGAagaccgcggccgccgccgccgccgccgccgcgcaggGCTCGGAAGTCCAGACTTGGGAGAGCGAGCTCGCCAACGCACTTTTTCACGAG gaccactggCAAGCGTGCGTCTGCGTGCTGGTGGGCCGAGGTCCGCGCGACGAGGAGCTGATCCGGACGCTGGCTCGGGCCGTGCGGCAACCGCAACGCAAGCTCTTTAGTTCGCTGTCGTGGGAGGACACCGAGGCGAAG ATTCGCGAGTACGGGAACCCCAAAGCAAAGAAACGAGACGCTTTTCCTCAGTTCTACGAG GTGACAGCGCCCGCCAGGGAGCTGCTGGAGGCCCGAGAGGAGATCCCCGCCCAGCTCATGGCGCAAGTCGTCAAGTTCATGCTGCTGCAGATCAAGGAGAGCGACCAGCAGAGGCGAAAGGCCGAGCAA GCCAAAGCAGCTGCTCCTGTCGCCAAAGAAAAACCGGGACCCAAAGGCAAAGACAAAAAGCCAAAGGACGAGCCGGCCCTCAAACCCAAAACAAAACTCAAGCGCAGGGATGATGTGGAGCCGCCCAAGTACATAA ACGACGAGCCGAGCGACGGGCCTCAACACTACGTGCTGCTGCTGGGCTTCCACCAGCCTCAGCTGGTGGGGACGCTGGACGGCGCCGGCGTGCACGTGGCCAACGTCATCAGGCTgagcgccgccgacgccgcgccCCCTGACCAGGTGGATGAGCAAACGGCCGACG CGGATGAAATTGCCGCCCGAGAGGCCAGGGCGGCGCAGGCCAAGGTGCTGGACCGCTTCTGGGGAGCCCTGAGAGACGTTTTGGACAACAGGGGACCCAACTCCAGACTCCACGACGTGGCTCAGCTAGATTACGCTGTCCCGGATTCGTTGATGCCCTTTGACCCGCAGGATCCGGAGGCTGCG ATGGCGGCGGCGACCCAAATGTTTGACGGCGTGTCCAACCTCATCTACGACTGTCTGGAGTGGCGCAGGCAGCACCGGCACTACTTGGACAGCGCCAACTTCATCCGTGTGCCCTCGGTGGTTTGTGGCCAGGACGCGCCGCCGCCTGCCGAG ACTACAGCTTCTGTGTCCCCCCGTTCCAAGAAGTCGGGGCGGCCGCCAGCCCCGA AAAAGCCGCCCTCATCCCTGACCACCGACGTGGACATGAATCACTACGCGGGCTTGGTGGAGCAGGTCCCAGCCGAGGCCTGCTCGGTGGCGCTCATCTTGCACTGCATGCTGGAGCAG GTGGCTGTGTCGAGCGAGCAGGCGCCCGACGACGGCGAGCCTCAGACGGCTCTCGACTTGGACCGTCACGCGCTGGGCCGAATGCTGCACAAGGTCCTGCCTCAGGTCCACGCGGAGGACGAGAGGAGAGACTTGCTGTGTAGTTTGTTGAGCGCGGTGGAGCGAGAAGAGGACAAGCAG ATGCTTAAGGAAGAGTTTGGCGCCGAGGAGACGCCCGGGAGGCGCCAGCAGCAGCCCGTCATCGTCCGCCACCACGACGAAAGGGCGCGCCGCTTCATTGGCGTAACT GCCACTCCGAGTTTGGATCCGGCCCAGGAGGAGGCGTCCGTGATGAGGCGCTCGCCGGCGTGGCAGCTCATCAACTCTGTGGCTCGGCGGCGTTGCGACGCCTCGTGTTGGAGGGTGGTCAAGCAACAGCTCCAGCGCCAGTGCACCGGAG ATGAGGTGTCGTGGCCCCAGGCGGagcgcttctttcagcgcagcgTGCTGGAGAGCATGCTGCTGAGCCAGGTGGACGAGGACGGCGTCCTGGGAAAAGACTGCAGAGCTTTGGGAATGGCGCATCAGGCCAAGAAGCAGCCCATCATCCCCTGGGATGACCCACTGTCCTTTGCAAAGCACAAGTTTAGCAACCTGCGCAAGAAAT GCCCCACGTTTCTCCAGGAAGAGGCGCCCTCATCGGAG CAGATCAGCGAGCGGGAAAGCGGCAAGCGAGAAAGCGCCAAGCTGGAAAGCGCCAAGCTGGAAAGCGCCAAGCTGGAAAGCGCCAAGCGGGAAAGCGCCAAGCGGGAAAGCGCCAAGCGGGAAAGCGCCAAGCGGGAAAGCGCCAAGCGGCTCGACCTGCGCGACATTCAGAGCTGCCGGCGGAGGTGCCTCCGGGACTGGGACTACGTGGAACGCCACGAGGCGGGCGTCTTCCCGCAG GTCCTCCACTCAGCTGCCCAGCACTATCGCTGTCTGGACACGCACAGAGGAAGTCACAATAACGTCCTCTACGTCTTCTGCCACAATCCCATGAGTCCCGATCGCTTGTGCAAGGAGTTCTGGGACGTGGCCATTCACACCGACGTCAAGTTCCG GACTTATTTGGAGCACGTGGCACACACCATTGCAGACTGGCTTGAGAAGGAGGAGCTGAAGAAACAGTTGTCGGGGAGTGACCGCACAATTTGTGCGGCGCAAGCTTCAGAAA GTTTGCCAGAGGAAGACGACGAATCCCGGGAGCAATTTGTCACCGGAAGCTCACTCAAG GCGGCCAAGCTGGAGGAGGACAAGCTGAAGGAAGAGGAAGGCAAGAAAGGCAAGAAGCCGGCCAAGGCGGCCGCGGGCAAGAAGCAGCAGCCGGCGGAGAACGCCAAGTCCACCGAGACCAAGAAGAGCGACAAATCGGCGGCGGGCAAGAGCAAAGCGGCGACCAGCAGCTCCacggccgctgccgccgcctccGACGCGGCGCCACCCAGCAAAGCGGACGACAAAGAGGAGGCCGGCGGCAGC GGATTCGCCGGCTTCCACATGGACGGAATGCTGGTCCACCTGTCAGGGTCTCTCCAGTACCTCTTCCCTGCGGCCGGGGGGCACGTTACCGTGGAGACCATCAGCTACGTGGAGG GTTCCAGCATGCTGAAAGTGGCCGTGAGCAAAGACGGCCACCGCTTGTACACGCACGTGGACCGAGCGCTCACGAGAAATGGCGCCAAAG AGCATCCGGTCAGGACGGCCGCGGCCACCAGGCGCTCCTTCTCGGCCCTGCTGGACAGCGGCGTCCGGCTGGCTTACACCTTTGAGGGACCGGCAAAGGACAAAGGCAAAG CCTCGGACGGGAGCCTCAAGGAACCGGAGAAAGAGTTGACGGGAGAGGGGCCGACGGCCAAGAGCGATGGCGCCGAGGTGCAG CCGCGTGACAGCCCGTCGTCGCAGACGTGCCGTCCCCCGAGGCCACTGGCCAGCCTCAGCTTGTCCATCCCCAGTGGCCTACTTGTGCAGTTCATGCGCCAGGACG GGGAGCAGAGCGTGCTGGTGCGGCTGAGTTTTCACGCCACGGGTCGCCGCGGCCCCGCTCTGGCCAAGGAGGCGTCCCGCACCGTGACGGCCCAGGGAACCGTCATCCGATacatgagggacggctccagccAG GTGCTCTTTGCGGACGGCACGGTCAGCTCCAGCCTGGACTCCGGCCCGGTGTGGGTACCTGAGGTGGAAGAAGACACGACGGATG AGCAAAACCCCGAGAACCAGCTGGCGTCTCCTCCTCGAGGGTATTGGGCAACGACCACGCCCTGCGGCACTCGCATCTGCACCGTGGGCAGCACGCACGAGCAGAGTCCCGCCTGCGCTCTGCTGAGCTACGTGACCTCCGACCCGGTCACTCACGAG GTGATGCAGAGCCGCGAAGATCTGGTGGTGACGGTGAAGCGGCCGGACGGATCGGTGAGCGTCGATCACGCGGACGGAACCAGAATCACCACCTTCTATCGGGACAGGCCTGGAAGCGCAGctgaggagggagggagagagaaggTGGTGGCGGTGGAGAACGAGGCCTGCGCCACCGTCTTGATGTACCCCGAACGACACCTGGCGGAAATCTGGTTGGCGGACGGCACCGTGGTCACCGCCGATAACCAGGGAGCTTATCAG GTGGTCCCGTCCAGCATCGGACTCCTGCGCATCCAAAGCGACGGCAAGTGCGTCTACTCCGGCGGAGCGCTCCGGGACGGCCGCCCCGCCTACATCATGAGTCACACCGACAAAGTGGCCTGCGATGTCACAGACGTGGATGGAAACCACTTTCAG GTGTCGCAAGACGGCCAGGTGAGCGTGCGCACTGTTGGCCCAGCCCCAAGGATGCTGCAAGAGGACGACGAAGATGAGGACAAAGAGGGGATGGGGGAGCCCCGAGACCACTCTCCCag GCTGTTCCTGGTGCACGAGGACGGTTCCGGTTCGGAGCTCCTGAGTAGCCGAGCCGTGTCGGAGCTGCTGAAGCGGGCCCGCTTGGACCCCGCCGCGGCCGTGCTGAAGGACCCGCTGCCGGACTCGCCAG GTGAGTTTGGCATCACCGTCCTGAAACCCGGCACGGAAAACGTGCGCTCCAAGTGGGTGCACGTCAAGCTGGACCCCAACGCCGTACATCAGAGCCTTGGGAAGCGCAGCGGGCGGGATTGCGCCCCGTTTGAG ACGACTCACAGTCCTCCGTTCGGGAGCACCGCAGGACAGGGGCCCGGCCTGAAAAAGCTCGGCGGCAGCGGCGTCCTCAGCTGCCCCAAAGTCCTGGAGATAAGGGAAGTTCAGCAGCACAGGCCCTTCGGTCGACAGCTCCGAGACACGGTGGACACGCGGCTGAAG GAATACATCGAGACTTTGATGGAGAAGGCGCGCTGGTCGGCCGACGTGACGCTCAAGGAGCCTCGCGGCGAGGTGGAACGAGCCCACGCCGGGCTCCTGCTCAGTCAG TCCCTCGCAGAGGAGCCGGCGCACCGAGAACAAGCCAAaggcggcgccgccgccgccggcgcacaGAGGAGTCCAG GGGACATTGGCGTTCTGTACGGCCGGGCGGTGCATGCCGCACTGGAGCCGTCGGGCCGCGCGGAGGATTCCGCCGTGCCGGCCGGCGCCGG CCGCACCCAGCTCCAGGAGTCAAAGTGGACGGACACGCTGGAGCAGTACAG ACAGGAGCTGCTTGAAGTGAAGGCCCGTGTCGATGCGCTGAGGAAGAGGATCATCGTGCCCTACTTTCACCCCGAAAACGACTCCTTGCGC CAGACTCATTGTCCCGACTCCCAGAGGCCAAATTTGAGCGTGCCCGCCACCGAGTCGGACGATACGGACGACGACGACGCCTTCCGGAGCGACATCCTAGCCCATTTGTCGGCCC acgacgacgacgacaaagCGCCGCAGCCCTTGGAGCCGGCGCGGCCCTTGGAGCCAGTGTGGCCTTTGGAGCCGGCCTTGGAGCCGGCCTTGGAGCCAGCGCGACCCTTGGAGCCGGCGCGGCCCTTGGAGCCGGCGCGGCCCTTGGAGCCAGTGTGGCCTTTGGAGCCGGCCTTGGAGCCGGCCTTGGAGCCGGCGCGACCCATGGAGCCGGCGCGGCCCTTGGAGCCTTCTTATCCTGCCAG TCACGCGGCGGTGGCAGCGAGGAGCAGCAGGACGTTCGGCGCCGCACCCGCCACCGCACCAG CCGTCCGTCCCAGGCCGGTCCAGGTGAATGCGAGCGGGCAGCCCAGGCGGAGCAGCGTCAGACTGCCGCCTTCCATTGTCAGCTGCAAAGCCTGCAGCGTCCCCAATCATCAC TTCCGCCGCGTGGAGGAGCCGGTGCGGCGCAGGTGTCGCACCATTTCGCTGGCCGACCCCAAAGTCATCAGCAGAGGCTTTGAGCTGCGGCCGTCCACAGTTGACTTTGGCCCGCTGAGGGACGGCACGTCCTCCGTGGTCACGGTGGTCATGAAGAACGTGGGCGTCGACACCTGCAG GTTCCACGTCAAGCAGCCTCCGGTCTCCACGGGCCTCCGCGTCAAGTACCAGCCGGGACCC GTGCCGGCGGGTTTGCAAGTTGAACTGGACGTCGAGCTGTACGCCATGTGCGAGGCGCACGAGCTGGACGGGAATCCCACCAAGTACATCTCGGAGGACATCATCATCCCCACAGAGACCGACATCTTCTACCTACCCGTCACGGCCAATATCCTTCAAAGGCACGTGTCGCCGTGGTCTGGACCGAGGCAGCCTTGCGGCGAGATCCTTGACGCACATGGCGTAGCCGTTCTTCCTGAGGCCTTCTACGACATTTGGTTGAGAGAGCGCTCCGGTTGCGACAGCGGGATCCGCGCCGGGAGGCCCAGACAGGCCCGCAGCCTACCGGCGTGCCAGCGCCTGGGCCAGAACTTGCCGCAACGCGGCTCTCTggagcccgccgccgccgccaccgctgccTTCTCTG GGCACCATAAACGCACAGCTAGTCTTTGA